The following coding sequences lie in one Maledivibacter sp. genomic window:
- a CDS encoding HesA/MoeB/ThiF family protein, which produces MKRYIRNMKMLSKEENERLGEFKVCVVGCGGLGGYIIEMLGRLGIGNITAIDGDTFDATNLNRQIFCDIKTLGKAKALTAKRRMELVNPLVKITAITEKITKENDEAILAGHDLIVDAVDKIETRFLLQNTASNLNIPFIHGAIAGWYGQVSTIFPGDNTLDKIYPTRGGKGLENELGNPSFTPALIASIQVSEALKVLLNKGDLLRNKLLYIDLLDHDYMVMELN; this is translated from the coding sequence ATGAAAAGATACATTAGAAATATGAAAATGCTTAGCAAGGAAGAAAATGAAAGACTTGGAGAATTTAAAGTTTGTGTTGTTGGCTGTGGTGGACTGGGTGGATATATAATAGAAATGCTTGGTAGATTAGGAATTGGAAATATTACCGCCATAGATGGGGATACCTTTGATGCAACTAATTTAAATAGACAGATATTTTGTGATATCAAAACATTGGGGAAGGCAAAGGCTTTAACTGCAAAAAGAAGAATGGAGCTTGTGAATCCGTTAGTTAAAATAACAGCTATTACTGAAAAGATTACTAAAGAAAATGATGAAGCCATATTAGCAGGTCATGATTTGATTGTGGATGCAGTTGATAAAATAGAAACTAGATTTTTATTACAAAACACAGCTTCCAATTTAAATATTCCCTTCATTCATGGTGCTATTGCAGGATGGTATGGACAAGTATCAACGATATTTCCTGGAGATAACACATTAGATAAAATATATCCAACAAGGGGAGGGAAAGGATTAGAGAATGAATTAGGCAATCCATCCTTCACACCGGCACTAATTGCTTCTATACAAGTTTCAGAGGCTTTAAAGGTTTTGCTTAATAAAGGAGATTTATTAAGAAATAAATTATTGTATATCGATTTACTTGACCATGATTATATGGTAATGGAATTAAACTAA
- a CDS encoding YvcK family protein — MKIFFWLKPGIKIKRWIVLGLIGLILINIGIYNLLNNIDEPTIEAEYMLAFIILGVIIFLIAIYCGVKSLTKMLASNGAFNTSKNINYLYDKGILNRGLKVVVIGGGTGLSVLLRGLKRFTSNITAIVTVADDGGGSGKLREDLGMLPPGDIRNCILALADTEPIMEKLLQYRFKEGTYKGQNFGNLLIAAMVGISDNFEDAIKRINDIFAVVGKVIPVTSEDVTLYAKLTNGKIIKGESQIPIKSKELESPVDSVFLKPKKVKPLLEAKEAIIDADVIILGPGSLYTSILPNLLVEDMTKMITKSSAMKVYVSNVMTQPGETDDYSVGDHVKAIYKHTNEDIIDYVYVNNKKIPEDIFIKYKYEGARPVQIHDRDKELFKRRGIKLVQDNFIEVKKRYLRHDAFKLSEAILEMAINKGYSDDKMRFFELNSIMKKVRNHKIKK; from the coding sequence ATGAAAATTTTTTTCTGGCTTAAACCTGGTATTAAAATAAAAAGATGGATAGTGTTGGGGCTGATAGGGCTAATACTCATCAATATAGGTATTTATAATTTACTTAATAATATAGATGAACCAACTATAGAAGCGGAATATATGCTGGCATTTATTATACTAGGGGTTATTATTTTTCTAATAGCTATTTATTGTGGGGTGAAAAGTTTAACTAAGATGCTGGCCTCTAACGGAGCTTTTAATACCTCAAAGAACATTAATTATTTATATGATAAAGGTATTTTAAATCGAGGATTAAAAGTAGTGGTTATAGGTGGAGGAACGGGGTTATCCGTTTTATTGAGGGGACTAAAAAGGTTTACATCTAATATCACGGCAATTGTTACAGTTGCTGATGATGGTGGAGGGTCAGGAAAGCTTAGGGAAGACTTGGGAATGCTGCCTCCTGGCGATATAAGAAACTGTATTTTAGCTTTAGCTGATACTGAGCCCATTATGGAAAAGCTTCTACAATATAGATTTAAAGAAGGGACATATAAAGGTCAAAACTTTGGAAATCTTTTAATAGCAGCAATGGTGGGAATATCAGATAACTTTGAAGATGCTATAAAAAGAATAAATGATATTTTTGCCGTTGTAGGAAAAGTAATTCCTGTAACAAGCGAAGATGTTACTTTATATGCAAAATTAACAAATGGCAAGATAATAAAGGGAGAGTCCCAGATTCCTATAAAGAGTAAGGAGTTAGAAAGTCCTGTTGATAGTGTGTTCCTCAAACCTAAGAAAGTCAAACCCCTATTAGAAGCTAAAGAAGCTATAATTGATGCAGATGTCATAATACTTGGGCCTGGAAGCTTATATACAAGTATTTTACCAAATCTTTTGGTTGAAGATATGACGAAGATGATAACTAAATCATCGGCAATGAAGGTATATGTGTCAAACGTAATGACTCAACCTGGAGAAACCGATGATTATTCAGTTGGTGATCATGTTAAAGCTATATATAAGCATACCAATGAAGATATAATTGACTATGTTTATGTAAATAATAAAAAAATACCCGAGGATATCTTTATAAAATATAAGTATGAGGGTGCAAGGCCCGTTCAAATACATGATAGAGATAAAGAGTTATTCAAAAGGCGGGGAATAAAGTTAGTTCAGGATAATTTTATAGAGGTGAAAAAGAGGTATCTTAGACACGATGCCTTCAAATTATCTGAAGCTATATTAGAAATGGCTATTAATAAAGGATATAGTGATGATAAAATGAGATTTTTTGAATTGAATTCAATAATGAAAAAGGTAAGAAACCATAAAATTAAAAAATGA
- the moaC gene encoding cyclic pyranopterin monophosphate synthase MoaC, producing the protein MEFTHFNENGKAKMVEVGHKEDTKRVAVARGSIEMNSKTLKMITQGEMKKGDVLSVAQIAGIMGAKKTSDIIPMCHNIFITGGDIKFEIDEENNAVHIEAKVKTIGKTGVEMEALNGVAIAALTIYDMCKAVDKDMVIKDIRLVRKTGGKSGGYMRQGEF; encoded by the coding sequence ATGGAATTTACGCATTTTAATGAAAATGGTAAAGCTAAGATGGTTGAAGTGGGGCATAAAGAGGATACAAAAAGGGTTGCTGTTGCTAGGGGATCAATAGAGATGAATAGCAAGACATTAAAGATGATAACCCAGGGAGAAATGAAAAAGGGAGATGTGCTATCGGTGGCTCAGATAGCAGGAATAATGGGAGCAAAAAAGACCAGTGATATAATACCTATGTGCCACAATATATTTATTACAGGTGGGGATATAAAATTTGAAATTGATGAAGAAAATAATGCTGTACATATTGAGGCAAAGGTTAAGACAATTGGTAAAACTGGTGTTGAAATGGAAGCCTTAAATGGTGTAGCTATTGCAGCTTTAACCATCTATGATATGTGTAAAGCAGTGGATAAGGATATGGTTATTAAGGATATAAGGCTTGTTAGGAAAACTGGTGGTAAATCCGGTGGATATATGAGACAGGGGGAATTTTGA
- the murB gene encoding UDP-N-acetylmuramate dehydrogenase, with protein MDINKKYEDIFNIINPKNILVNEIMKKHTSFKIGGPADIMILPRTIEEITSILKYCKDNNITYYIIGNGSNILVRHKGIRGVVIKIADNFNDVVVRGTKIKAKSGVLLSRLSKLIMEESLEGFEFASGIPGTLGGAVAMNAGAYGGEMKDVVIGASVLDNEGKIIYLNKEQLKLGYRKSIIQEKNYIVLEVDMELNKGDYEKIKGITHDLTKRRTSKQPLHLPSAGSTFKRPVGQYAGKLIEDSGLKGVRVGNAQVSDMHCGFVVNLGNATYEDVYNLIKLVQKVVKDKFDIELETEVKIIGEE; from the coding sequence ATGGATATAAATAAAAAATATGAAGATATTTTTAATATTATTAATCCTAAAAATATATTAGTAAATGAAATAATGAAAAAGCATACCTCATTTAAAATCGGTGGACCTGCCGATATAATGATATTGCCTAGAACAATAGAGGAAATAACATCTATACTAAAGTACTGCAAAGATAATAATATTACCTATTATATAATAGGTAATGGTAGTAATATATTGGTGAGACATAAAGGGATTAGAGGAGTTGTAATAAAGATAGCAGATAATTTTAATGATGTAGTAGTAAGGGGTACAAAGATAAAGGCAAAGTCCGGGGTATTGCTTTCCCGACTATCTAAGTTAATTATGGAGGAGAGCCTTGAAGGATTTGAATTTGCCAGTGGTATACCCGGAACCTTAGGCGGTGCTGTTGCAATGAATGCTGGAGCCTATGGAGGAGAAATGAAGGATGTGGTTATAGGAGCATCTGTTTTAGATAATGAGGGTAAAATAATTTATCTAAATAAAGAACAATTAAAATTAGGATATAGAAAAAGTATTATTCAAGAAAAGAATTATATAGTGCTGGAAGTAGATATGGAATTAAATAAAGGGGACTATGAAAAAATAAAAGGTATAACCCATGATTTAACTAAAAGGCGGACATCTAAACAACCTTTACATCTACCTAGTGCAGGAAGCACCTTTAAGAGACCTGTTGGGCAATATGCCGGGAAGTTAATTGAGGATTCAGGCTTAAAGGGAGTGAGAGTAGGAAATGCACAAGTATCTGATATGCATTGTGGCTTTGTAGTTAATTTAGGCAATGCTACCTATGAGGATGTATATAATCTTATAAAACTTGTACAAAAAGTAGTGAAGGATAAATTCGATATTGAGTTGGAAACAGAAGTAAAAATAATTGGAGAAGAATAG
- a CDS encoding HPr family phosphocarrier protein gives MIKRDFEIKNQMGLHARAAALFVQTTNKFASDILVEKEDERVNAKSIMGIMALGISQNSKITIIVNGIDEEEAIEELSNLINNKLIQL, from the coding sequence ATGATTAAAAGAGATTTTGAAATAAAGAATCAAATGGGTTTGCATGCTAGGGCTGCAGCTTTATTTGTTCAGACAACAAACAAATTTGCCTCGGATATCTTAGTTGAAAAAGAAGATGAAAGAGTAAATGCCAAAAGCATTATGGGAATAATGGCTTTAGGAATCTCACAAAATTCTAAAATTACAATCATTGTCAATGGCATAGATGAAGAAGAAGCCATAGAAGAATTATCAAATCTAATAAATAATAAGTTAATACAATTATAA
- a CDS encoding HD-GYP domain-containing protein — protein MSYNLVKTNVKELREGMLLGENLCDSFGNVLLGDGIVLKQSYIVKIKALNISQVYIREKSPDIYALDNRKNYKDPYLIETRVEAKRFVYEAMEKLYFDGKLADKALVIVRNLIDELINNEEIIISLGKLRKLDDYTLEHSVNVCVLSLIIGINMEIDYDGLMDLGVGAILHDIGKMLIPKEILNKPGKLSAQEYEIIKKHTIYGYELLKQSNKISEVAAEVALSHHERVDGNGYPLGKKVNRISTYSRIVAICDVYDALTSDRSYKKKIESHKALEYICKMVHTQFDNEIVKVFLNCMGIYPVGSLVKLNTNEVGLVVDLNRMDSSKPIVRILLDENGKRVKEYFEVDTNRNPDIRIQNVFPKFDGNLNYTKFDDNHEIS, from the coding sequence ATGAGCTATAACTTAGTAAAAACTAATGTAAAAGAATTAAGGGAAGGTATGTTATTAGGGGAAAATTTATGTGATTCCTTTGGTAATGTACTTTTAGGAGATGGAATTGTTTTAAAACAATCCTATATAGTTAAAATTAAAGCGCTCAACATCTCACAAGTATATATAAGAGAAAAATCTCCTGATATATATGCCTTAGATAACAGGAAAAATTATAAAGATCCTTATTTAATTGAAACTAGAGTGGAAGCAAAGAGATTTGTATATGAGGCTATGGAAAAACTTTACTTTGATGGAAAGTTAGCTGATAAAGCTTTAGTTATTGTAAGAAATTTAATTGATGAATTAATTAACAATGAAGAGATAATAATTAGCTTAGGGAAATTGAGAAAACTTGACGATTACACCCTAGAACATTCTGTAAATGTTTGTGTATTATCTTTGATTATCGGTATTAATATGGAAATTGATTACGATGGATTAATGGATTTAGGTGTAGGAGCAATATTACATGATATTGGGAAAATGTTAATTCCAAAGGAAATTTTAAATAAGCCTGGGAAATTAAGTGCCCAAGAATATGAAATAATTAAGAAGCATACTATATATGGATATGAGCTTTTAAAGCAAAGCAACAAAATAAGTGAAGTAGCGGCTGAGGTAGCATTAAGCCATCATGAGAGAGTTGATGGAAATGGCTATCCCTTGGGTAAGAAGGTAAATCGAATTAGTACCTATTCAAGGATTGTTGCCATATGCGATGTTTACGATGCCCTAACATCCGATCGATCATATAAGAAAAAAATAGAATCTCACAAAGCTTTGGAGTACATATGTAAAATGGTACATACCCAGTTTGACAATGAAATAGTTAAGGTTTTTTTAAATTGCATGGGAATCTATCCTGTTGGTAGTTTAGTAAAGCTAAATACTAATGAAGTAGGTTTAGTTGTAGATTTAAATAGAATGGATTCTTCAAAACCCATTGTTAGAATACTTTTAGATGAAAATGGTAAAAGGGTTAAGGAGTATTTTGAAGTGGATACAAATAGAAACCCAGATATAAGGATTCAAAATGTATTTCCAAAATTTGATGGCAATTTGAATTATACTAAATTTGATGATAATCATGAAATTTCCTAA
- a CDS encoding MOSC domain-containing protein, whose amino-acid sequence MPKVVAISISHKKGVPKENIPQGNFIEDFGLEGDAHGGKWHRQVSLLGVESIDKMKEIGIKGLCSGKFAENITTEGINLYELPVGTKLEIGETSQEVTQIGKECHAGCAIFQQIGQCIMPKEGIFTKVLRGGKIKVGDEIKVVEKDFL is encoded by the coding sequence ATGCCAAAGGTAGTTGCAATAAGTATCAGTCACAAAAAAGGAGTACCTAAAGAAAACATTCCACAGGGGAACTTTATAGAGGATTTTGGATTAGAAGGAGATGCCCATGGGGGTAAGTGGCATAGGCAGGTTAGTCTTCTAGGGGTAGAGAGTATAGATAAAATGAAGGAAATAGGGATAAAGGGACTATGTAGTGGTAAATTTGCAGAAAATATTACTACAGAGGGAATTAATCTTTATGAGCTGCCTGTTGGAACTAAACTGGAAATTGGAGAGACCTCCCAGGAAGTGACTCAAATTGGAAAGGAATGTCATGCTGGTTGTGCTATTTTTCAGCAGATTGGACAATGTATCATGCCAAAGGAAGGGATTTTCACAAAGGTATTAAGGGGTGGGAAGATAAAGGTTGGAGATGAAATAAAGGTTGTTGAGAAGGATTTTCTATGA
- the rapZ gene encoding RNase adapter RapZ yields MKFVIITGLSGAGKSQAMRCMEDLGFYCVDNLPPVLIPKFAELCFINRGEIQKIALVIDIRGRTFFNDLFKSLDELENSGYKYEILFLDASDESLIKRFKETRRVHPLSTEGRIIDGINAEREKLEDLKHKANKIIDTSNMTPGQLKEEIKKVYIEGTANNIIISILSFGFKKGIPLDADLVFDVRFLPNPHYIPELREFTGNDKSVRDYVMKWPESIEFVKRLNDLIDFLIPYYEREGKFQLVIAIGCTGGKHRSVTVANILYNYLKEKGQRVKVSHRDTPRG; encoded by the coding sequence ATGAAATTTGTTATAATAACTGGTTTATCAGGTGCGGGGAAAAGCCAGGCCATGAGATGTATGGAGGATTTAGGATTTTATTGTGTGGATAACTTACCTCCTGTATTAATACCCAAATTTGCAGAATTATGTTTTATCAATAGAGGTGAGATTCAGAAAATAGCTTTAGTAATAGATATTAGGGGACGTACATTCTTTAACGATCTTTTTAAAAGTCTTGATGAGCTTGAAAATAGTGGATACAAGTATGAGATATTATTCCTTGATGCATCGGATGAGAGTCTAATAAAAAGATTTAAAGAGACAAGAAGAGTTCATCCCTTGAGTACTGAAGGAAGAATTATTGATGGAATAAATGCAGAAAGAGAAAAACTAGAAGATTTAAAGCATAAAGCCAATAAAATAATCGATACTTCCAATATGACTCCTGGGCAGTTGAAAGAAGAAATAAAAAAAGTATATATTGAGGGGACTGCTAATAATATTATCATTTCAATTCTATCCTTTGGATTTAAAAAGGGCATTCCCTTAGATGCTGATTTAGTATTCGATGTAAGATTCCTACCTAATCCACATTATATACCTGAACTCAGAGAATTTACTGGTAATGATAAAAGTGTGAGGGATTATGTTATGAAATGGCCTGAGAGTATAGAGTTTGTTAAAAGACTCAATGATCTTATAGATTTTCTAATACCCTACTATGAAAGGGAAGGTAAATTTCAGCTTGTCATAGCTATCGGCTGTACAGGAGGAAAGCATAGGTCTGTAACGGTAGCTAATATTCTATATAATTATTTAAAGGAAAAGGGTCAAAGAGTAAAAGTAAGTCATAGAGATACACCAAGGGGATAG
- a CDS encoding extracellular solute-binding protein, with amino-acid sequence MKRIKYRPFTLFLCLALIVFILFAPHFLMKPQIDELFDKVFKKNIEWKGIITVRDYPRLDVETGYKYSWIMGKIKAFERNNPGVIIDFKPLNSEFGHIELETAIKANACPDIAPVGANYEIICRGVLEPLDRHIDNDEIDKYKTNVISAVTYDNKIWGLPYMMEDHCLFLNMDLFNEAGVKPPKDGNWTYDEFVEVLKKLTCDKNGDGDADVFGFNSYIKPNSYSTFGILLSDGGKIINTKNGKYEFHDEKAISGLKKLTDLKLVHGVTPKNFGSNSSVEAWKSFAIDKKVAVYPGKTSLINVLRVLNNRGKGFNFGVANYPTGKVGKPISSGNTITAYGIFKQEDEKKLKMCIKFIEYLANDEGQKEIYKQGAFPVKKDLNNMYKNDKLMSHIEKNLEKSEVIGVHSNWGLIDDALQSQIRMAILGKKTSEEAIKSAKEKIDQTLANSQ; translated from the coding sequence ATGAAGCGTATAAAGTACAGACCTTTTACCCTTTTTCTTTGTCTAGCATTAATAGTGTTTATTCTTTTTGCCCCTCATTTTTTAATGAAACCTCAAATCGATGAATTATTTGATAAGGTCTTCAAGAAGAATATTGAATGGAAGGGCATTATAACAGTTAGAGATTATCCTAGGCTAGATGTAGAAACAGGATATAAGTATTCATGGATTATGGGAAAAATAAAAGCTTTCGAAAGAAATAATCCAGGGGTTATTATAGATTTTAAGCCATTGAACTCTGAATTTGGGCATATAGAGCTGGAAACAGCAATTAAAGCCAATGCCTGCCCTGATATAGCACCTGTTGGTGCAAATTATGAAATCATATGTAGGGGTGTTTTGGAGCCATTGGATAGGCACATAGACAACGATGAAATAGATAAATATAAAACTAATGTAATTTCCGCTGTAACATATGACAATAAAATATGGGGTCTTCCCTATATGATGGAAGACCACTGTCTTTTTTTGAATATGGATTTATTTAATGAGGCGGGGGTTAAACCCCCCAAGGATGGAAATTGGACCTATGACGAGTTTGTTGAAGTATTAAAAAAATTGACCTGTGATAAAAACGGGGATGGGGATGCTGATGTTTTTGGGTTTAATTCATATATAAAACCTAATTCATATAGTACATTTGGAATTCTCCTAAGCGATGGAGGAAAAATAATAAACACTAAAAACGGTAAATATGAGTTCCATGATGAAAAAGCAATATCCGGATTAAAGAAATTAACAGATTTAAAATTAGTTCATGGTGTTACTCCCAAAAACTTCGGCTCAAATAGTTCTGTAGAAGCATGGAAGAGCTTTGCCATAGATAAGAAGGTGGCGGTTTACCCAGGTAAAACATCCTTAATAAATGTTTTAAGAGTATTAAATAATAGAGGAAAGGGCTTTAATTTCGGGGTTGCAAATTATCCTACCGGGAAGGTTGGAAAACCTATATCATCAGGGAATACCATTACTGCCTATGGAATTTTTAAACAGGAGGATGAAAAAAAGCTTAAAATGTGTATAAAGTTCATAGAATACTTGGCAAATGATGAAGGTCAAAAAGAAATATATAAGCAAGGGGCTTTTCCTGTTAAAAAGGATTTAAACAATATGTATAAAAATGATAAGCTTATGTCTCATATAGAAAAAAATCTGGAAAAATCTGAAGTGATAGGTGTGCATTCCAATTGGGGATTAATAGATGATGCATTGCAAAGTCAAATTAGGATGGCTATATTAGGGAAAAAAACATCGGAGGAAGCAATAAAATCTGCAAAGGAAAAGATTGATCAGACATTAGCAAATAGCCAATAG
- a CDS encoding DUF1540 domain-containing protein has translation MNSPQMEVKCSVTNCKYNKQNHCYAKNLEVNAMGDGYAKTSDGTACTTFVSKSDNNETF, from the coding sequence ATGAACAGTCCTCAAATGGAGGTTAAATGTTCTGTTACAAATTGTAAATATAATAAACAAAACCATTGCTATGCAAAGAATCTAGAAGTAAACGCCATGGGTGATGGTTATGCTAAAACCAGTGATGGTACTGCATGTACAACCTTCGTATCAAAATCAGACAATAATGAAACCTTTTAA
- a CDS encoding PHP domain-containing protein, translating to MEKNSGDKMKIFADYHTHSIYSGDAKGTIIENVEAAKKKGLRELGITDHGPKHIGYGVKRKNIKKIRKEIDDINRVNTDIKVKFGLEANIIGTDGKIDVDEEIMKELDILLAGFHFGSIPDKLIEGAKVQIYNVLSPLLPSIERKSRVINTKAVIEALSKYDIDILTHPGAKASIDTKEVAISAVQNDTALEINSSHGHLTVEYIKVAMKEGAKFVISSDAHTPEDIGNVEKGINRAIQAGLSVDRIINAEE from the coding sequence TTGGAGAAGAATAGTGGTGATAAAATGAAAATATTTGCTGATTATCATACCCATTCTATATATAGTGGGGATGCTAAGGGAACTATCATTGAAAATGTAGAAGCTGCAAAGAAAAAAGGTCTTAGAGAGTTGGGCATTACCGATCATGGGCCAAAGCATATAGGTTATGGAGTGAAAAGGAAAAATATAAAAAAAATTAGAAAAGAGATCGATGATATCAATAGAGTAAACACTGATATCAAAGTGAAATTTGGATTAGAAGCAAATATAATTGGGACAGATGGAAAAATCGATGTAGATGAAGAAATAATGAAGGAATTAGATATTTTATTGGCAGGCTTTCATTTCGGAAGTATACCCGATAAGCTTATAGAGGGTGCAAAGGTTCAAATCTATAATGTTCTAAGTCCATTATTACCGTCTATTGAAAGAAAATCCAGGGTTATTAATACGAAAGCTGTGATAGAAGCTTTAAGTAAATATGATATAGATATTTTGACCCATCCAGGAGCAAAGGCATCAATTGATACAAAGGAAGTGGCTATATCGGCAGTCCAAAATGATACAGCTTTAGAGATTAATAGCAGTCATGGACATCTAACCGTAGAGTATATCAAGGTTGCAATGAAGGAAGGAGCAAAATTTGTAATTAGTAGTGATGCCCATACTCCAGAAGATATAGGCAACGTTGAGAAAGGTATAAATCGTGCCATACAAGCGGGTTTAAGTGTAGATAGAATAATAAATGCAGAAGAATAA
- a CDS encoding NUDIX hydrolase: protein MREEISAGGVVYFGNAILLLKKYNGDWVLPKGKIEENENTKDTSIREVFEESGVKADAIKYVGKIQYSFKNSWKDNEIINKTVHWYLMKARNMSCNPQKEEGFVDARFIHIDRVKDMAKYNDERNIIEKAIKEIKNKRPHCK, encoded by the coding sequence TTGAGAGAAGAAATAAGTGCAGGTGGAGTTGTATATTTTGGTAATGCTATTTTGCTTCTGAAAAAATATAATGGTGACTGGGTATTACCAAAGGGTAAAATAGAAGAAAATGAAAATACAAAGGATACTTCTATAAGGGAAGTTTTTGAAGAAAGTGGAGTTAAGGCTGATGCTATAAAATATGTTGGAAAGATTCAATATTCCTTTAAAAATAGCTGGAAAGATAACGAAATAATAAATAAAACTGTTCATTGGTATCTAATGAAAGCAAGAAATATGTCATGTAATCCTCAAAAAGAAGAGGGCTTTGTAGATGCTAGATTTATTCATATAGATAGAGTCAAGGATATGGCAAAATATAATGACGAAAGAAATATCATTGAAAAAGCTATAAAGGAAATAAAAAATAAAAGACCTCATTGTAAATGA
- the whiA gene encoding DNA-binding protein WhiA → MSFSSKTKNELVRKMFENKCCQFAEASSLLRMSGTIQLAGLNKVNISVTTENPAIARLIFKLFKNNFGAQTEVLVKKNKVLKKGNSYVILITDATEVLQELEIISFDNNSFGINYKLPQNLLQKECCRRAYLRGAFLGGGSVSDPEKTYHLEFVTHNEEFSEELSKLINSYGLNAKVILRKNNYIVYLKEGDQIVDLLNIIGAHNALLHLENIRIIKQMRNNVNRIVNCETANLSKIVEASIRQINNIQYIENTTGFKILPNNLREIAELRLKYKNASLKELGQMLTPPVGKSGVNHRLRKIERIAEQLKMKGEVNND, encoded by the coding sequence ATGTCGTTTTCATCTAAAACAAAAAATGAACTTGTAAGAAAAATGTTTGAGAATAAATGTTGTCAGTTTGCCGAAGCATCATCCTTACTTAGAATGAGTGGAACTATACAATTAGCAGGACTAAATAAAGTGAATATAAGTGTTACAACTGAAAACCCTGCTATTGCTCGATTGATTTTTAAGCTTTTCAAGAATAATTTTGGAGCCCAAACGGAAGTCTTAGTAAAAAAGAACAAGGTTTTGAAAAAGGGAAATAGCTATGTAATTTTAATTACTGATGCAACTGAAGTATTGCAAGAACTAGAAATAATTAGTTTTGATAATAATAGCTTTGGTATAAATTATAAATTACCCCAAAATTTATTGCAAAAAGAATGCTGTAGAAGGGCCTATTTAAGAGGAGCTTTTTTAGGTGGAGGCTCTGTTAGTGATCCGGAAAAGACCTATCACCTTGAGTTTGTAACCCATAATGAAGAGTTTAGTGAGGAACTATCCAAATTAATTAATAGCTATGGATTAAATGCAAAGGTTATCCTAAGAAAGAATAATTATATTGTGTACTTAAAAGAAGGAGATCAGATCGTTGATTTACTGAATATTATTGGGGCTCATAATGCTTTACTGCATTTAGAGAACATTCGTATAATTAAACAAATGAGAAACAATGTCAATAGGATAGTAAATTGTGAGACAGCTAATTTGAGTAAGATTGTTGAAGCATCAATAAGACAGATAAATAATATCCAATATATTGAGAACACAACTGGATTTAAAATATTGCCAAACAATTTAAGAGAGATAGCGGAGCTACGACTAAAATATAAAAATGCAAGTTTAAAGGAACTGGGACAGATGCTAACACCTCCGGTAGGTAAATCAGGAGTAAATCATAGATTAAGGAAAATCGAAAGGATAGCAGAACAATTGAAAATGAAGGGAGAAGTCAATAATGATTAA